In Chrysiogenia bacterium, the DNA window CCGGGTGTGGTGATTCAACCCGATGAGCCCACGCAGCTCGGCTTCCCCCAGTATCCCTTGGTTGAGCGGCCTCTTACGGTCCAGGAAGCCGGCGCGCTCTGGCAGCGCGGCATCCCCCAGACAACCACGGGGGAGGCGCTCATCTATCAGGATCTCAGCCCCGTGACGGGCGATGGCGGTCCGGGGCCCTACGGCACCGCGATGAACCCCATCGAGTTCATCAACACGCTTTCTCGCGTTGTGCCCGGTTCGGTTCAGATCACAGCGATGGACGACATGGGTGGAACCCTGTTTGCTTCCGACAACGGCGTCGGTGGCTTCAACGGCAACATTCTTCCCGGTGCGACCATCGATTATGAAACCGGCCAGATTGTCGGCCTGACCTTCAGCTCGAACGTGATGAATGCCAGCGCCATGAGCGCGACCTATGATTCGTTGGCGGGCGCGCCGATCATCCTGCAGGTGCAGGACCAGTTCGGCAACCTCGTTGACGACCAGAACGCGCAGATTGTTGCGACGCTTTCGAGCGGCACGGGCAACCTGCTTGGCACGACGACAGTGAATACCTTCAACGGCGAAGCTGTGTTCGGTAACCTTCGCTACGACCTGGCGGAAGTCGTGACCGTCCTCTTCACGGATGCCGGCGGTAACCTGACGGCCCGGACCACGGGACCCATCACCATTACTCCCAGCACCGGCGCGCGCATTGTCTTTGGAACACCGCCGCGCTCGAGTGAGCCCGTTGACTCGGTCTGGCAGGGCTTCACGATCGAAGTGCAGGACCAGTTCGGCAACCTGGTTGCCACCGACAATTCCAGCGTGATCGAGCTGACGCTCAGCGCTCCCGGCGGTACGCTCAGCCAGGGCATGGCCGTTGCGGCGCCCGAGGTGATCGGCGTAGGCACCGGCGCGAGCGGGCAGGAATTCAGCGCGATTGCGCTTGCTTCTTCGCCGGTGGTCCCGAATTCAATAACGCTGACAGCTGACCCGGGCGTGTTCCAGCAAGTTGCGACCGATGATGGTGTCGGCAATTTCACTGGCGGTGATGTCAACCCGGACTGCGGCCCGACCCCCAGTGACCCTGATGTGGACTACGACACCGGAACGATCAACTGCGTCGAGTTCAGCCGCTCCGTTCCCAACGGAACCAATGTGGAGGCTGACTACGAGTACCTCGTGAATTGTCCCGGCAATATCTGCACCGAAACGGTTCAGAATGGCGTGGCGACATTCGATTCAATTGCGTACAACACGGGCGCACCGCCGCAAGTTATCAGCGTCAATTTCGCACAGCAGGCCGGCCCTCCGACTGCGGTCATCAACAATCAGCAGATCACGATTACGCCGCGGCCCGATCATCTGACTTTTGTGACCGAGCCGCCGGCATCGGCGACCAAGAATCAGCCCTGGAACAGCTTCAGTGTTGAAATTCGCGACGCCAGCAACAACCTGGTTCCCGGCGCGAACAACCTGGTGCGTGTGGTCAAGGGTGCGCACGTCTCGCCCGCCAATCTTTCGGGTACCCTGGAAGTACAGGCGGTCAACGGTGTGGCGACCTTCACCAACGTCGTTGCAGATGAAATCGCTGTCGGCGTGGGCGTCGACGCCATTGAAGTCGAGATCGAATCGCCGGGCCTGACGGGCCTGACCCAGCGCGCGACGATGGTGCCCATCGCGGTCGAAATTTTCGGCGCGCCTTCGGCCCTCGTGTTCGCACCGGGTGGAACGCCGCCGCCGCAGCCCGATCCGGCAGGTTTCAGCGCGAGCAGCGCGGACTCCGGCGGCTTCGTGTTCGATGTCCGGCTTGAGGATTCCGCCGGCAACCTGCTCGACAGCGTCATGGACTTCAACGTGACGATGAACCTCAAGCAGGGCAATGGTACCCTGCAGCTCGTGACTGGCACGGGTGTGGAGACCTGCCCCTGCGTGCAGACTGTTGTGGCCGGTGTCGCGACTTTCGACGGCGTGATATATGACGTTGCGCCCGACGATATCATCATCGAATTTACCGGAACGGGTGTGAGCGCGGCCGAGTTTGCCGAGCCCATGGTGGGCCTGGCCGACCCCGACCACATGGAGTTCACCATCCAGCCGCCGACGATTACGCAAAACGGCGTCGGGATGAGCTACTTCGCGGTCTCGATCATCGACGAAGTCGGCAATGTGGACATCACGCGCAACACCGAGACGGTGACCATGAGCATCGCCGGCGTGAGTGACGGCGTCCTCAGCGGAACGCTGACCCGCACGTTCTTCAACGGCGTGGCCGTGTTCAACGACGTGGCCTACACCTTCAACCAGAATTCCGACTCCAACCAGCTCATCGACCTGCAGGCGGCGACGAACCTGCCGGATATTCCGCCCGCAACGTCCATTACCGTGGACGTGCAGGCCGCGCCGGGCGCGCAGTCGCCCATCGCGCGTGTTTCGACTTCCGGCGTTCAGGCGACAGAGGGCAACGGTGCCAGCGTCAACGCGGTGATCTCGCATGACGGGCGCTGGGTCGCTTTCGAATCGGTGGCAGACGATCTGGCCAACGGCGATGGCAACAGCTACCGCGACATCATTCTGCGTGACATGCGCACGACCACAACGGTCATCGCCAGCGGCGGCGGCGGCTCCGACGGCGCGAGCTTCAGCCCCTCCATTTCCGGTGACGGACGCTTTGTGGCCTTCTCCAGCGACGCCGACAACCTGAGCGACCGTGACAGCAACGGGCGCCGGGACATCTATGTTTTCGATCGTCTCAACAATATGGTGGAACTCATCAGCGCGACCTCCGGTGGGCAGGCCGGCGCTGCCGCCAGCGACAACCCGGCGATTTCCGCCGACGGGCGCTACGTGGCGTTCGATACGCAGGCGACGAACCTTGCGACCGGTGGTGCGACCACCAACAACGCCAACCGCGAAGTACTGGTGCGCGACCGTTACCTGGAAGTGACCCAGCGCGTGAGCGGTGAGCTCGACACGATGAGCGACACCCTCTCGGACGTCGCGGCCAGCAGCGTCAGCCGCAATCCCGCGATCTCGGCGACGGGTCGTTACATCGCCTATGAATCGAATTCCGACGACATCATCGGCGCCGGCGATACCAACGGCCAGTACGACATCTTCGTGCTCGACCGTGACGCCGACGGCGACGGTATCCTCGATCAG includes these proteins:
- a CDS encoding PD40 domain-containing protein → MNSGFAALKKGALRMGALAALIVFSFISSGCSSSGPGVGGVDTTTTTSGRLAFAGEWSVLTPGPDNTLGTADDVVVALRNPPVPPNKWADAVPLPPFGVQVRDAFGNPLAFNSAIGSTEIRMSVFSQTDPGDQFEPATFVNPGVATENFSLTFQVRIIASVANTNYTINIVSNDQGTETTDSATVTTPGAPPTIVALRDSLVAALNAAPTDAVVTAYPHPTRADTIFIQADDGELLPSSLLSPAQKAATQSMSVTVGGTNMTPTLLNPPLSHVALIDGVFYDADDADLDANGEQLVLYAITAANAGLSPINNQQLLIGQGTPNITSKLVFVTDPPDNVIAGETAITFNVQAQDTFNTPITDDQTTIVGVQVRDAEGDLIIDNGMTQTVCTSSELDPAMAPCRFTLVDGEGSLPNLYYTGSDAFTLVLVGLRDSDMALLDPLTFDITAQPGTATQLVFADNPDINGAVLSPGSVTQTAGAPWLGGPQFVTTRRPEVHILDAIGNIVDDSVTQLELVAVDTGTMEVLDLDGAGPTAASSGVLVFDSVISERATVADVQVRSASGVTRSNELHGLGDGATTNFSFTLEPATFNQNTIMPTTVRITDGIAGITQVIVDTNGDGTLYDMGTMTVRGTVDYDTGDVNVLFGTAPANGQQIVATYSFVLRLDDPGVVIQPDEPTQLGFPQYPLVERPLTVQEAGALWQRGIPQTTTGEALIYQDLSPVTGDGGPGPYGTAMNPIEFINTLSRVVPGSVQITAMDDMGGTLFASDNGVGGFNGNILPGATIDYETGQIVGLTFSSNVMNASAMSATYDSLAGAPIILQVQDQFGNLVDDQNAQIVATLSSGTGNLLGTTTVNTFNGEAVFGNLRYDLAEVVTVLFTDAGGNLTARTTGPITITPSTGARIVFGTPPRSSEPVDSVWQGFTIEVQDQFGNLVATDNSSVIELTLSAPGGTLSQGMAVAAPEVIGVGTGASGQEFSAIALASSPVVPNSITLTADPGVFQQVATDDGVGNFTGGDVNPDCGPTPSDPDVDYDTGTINCVEFSRSVPNGTNVEADYEYLVNCPGNICTETVQNGVATFDSIAYNTGAPPQVISVNFAQQAGPPTAVINNQQITITPRPDHLTFVTEPPASATKNQPWNSFSVEIRDASNNLVPGANNLVRVVKGAHVSPANLSGTLEVQAVNGVATFTNVVADEIAVGVGVDAIEVEIESPGLTGLTQRATMVPIAVEIFGAPSALVFAPGGTPPPQPDPAGFSASSADSGGFVFDVRLEDSAGNLLDSVMDFNVTMNLKQGNGTLQLVTGTGVETCPCVQTVVAGVATFDGVIYDVAPDDIIIEFTGTGVSAAEFAEPMVGLADPDHMEFTIQPPTITQNGVGMSYFAVSIIDEVGNVDITRNTETVTMSIAGVSDGVLSGTLTRTFFNGVAVFNDVAYTFNQNSDSNQLIDLQAATNLPDIPPATSITVDVQAAPGAQSPIARVSTSGVQATEGNGASVNAVISHDGRWVAFESVADDLANGDGNSYRDIILRDMRTTTTVIASGGGGSDGASFSPSISGDGRFVAFSSDADNLSDRDSNGRRDIYVFDRLNNMVELISATSGGQAGAAASDNPAISADGRYVAFDTQATNLATGGATTNNANREVLVRDRYLEVTQRVSGELDTMSDTLSDVAASSVSRNPAISATGRYIAYESNSDDIIGAGDTNGQYDIFVLDRDADGDGILDQDAVLPATDPFSIVRVSVDDAGAEASGGSTDPAISADGRFVAFASAATDLIVGDTNGFSDIFLHDRDVDDDDVLDEAGFISTVRVSESSGGAQANAGSTLPSISANGNFITFESVATNLVSGDSNGVRDIFVNAPSTGGTSRVSLNTDSAQGDAASNIPFISGDGRYITFHSAASNLVVPTAN